One Vanessa atalanta chromosome 8, ilVanAtal1.2, whole genome shotgun sequence genomic window carries:
- the LOC125065799 gene encoding TBC1 domain family member 16, with protein sequence MPLPDLIKRASSYFLGLEFDDNEEPPDYVDNEILFCKNNVCVHPPTIARHELDIVHHPGYMTVTTKVFTDQHNNAKRPTLFLNWIPNSTLKKCPSAVETSPSDEIGCGIKPTNPQDIPTKKTVQQKNRKYINNENAFSDSSDTTSLNSNSDKQSIKSNDTRYTQNDTTQEELSSSSKPTIKSVDSSKDDVFVSIDKDESKDQIFEFERHVRSQSMTSVNITIANPNVENVDLTPDSVSGSFMRSLSMSSCDEGNPNWMSTPEFLALKHNLVFPDSVHSSPVPQRRQPLKCRRFSVDLSQMRSLRLFFNDDNCTCGQLVVASRESQYKILHFHHGGLDHLAQVLHRWHALLHNIKLTPGSEEPNLPYRHFMVCRPEVQKSEQHPEEGKVPKITPELFYGKVMNGKGTIEDDLFLRKCVFFGGLDKELRREVWPFLLHCYPYNSTYDEREIILQIRTREYDEIAKRRLEKMTPEQHAIFWKNVQSVIEKDVVRTDRGNPFFAGDNNYNVEIMKNILLNYAIYNPALGYTQGMSDLLAPVLCEIKCEAEAFWCFVGLMQRAIFVCTPTDNDMDNNLSYLRELIRIMLPHFYKHLEKHVDAMELLFCHRWILLCFKREFTEAVALRMWEACWANYQTDYFHLFLCLAIIAVYADDVIAQDLNTDEMLLHFSSLAMYMDGRLILRKARGLLHQFRQLVRIPCTLVGMCQRCGPGIWDSTHRPSVECTGAHDFCEYAVQ encoded by the exons ATGCCTCTACCGGATCTTATTAAACGTGCGTCGAGTTATTTCCTAGGGCTCGAGTTCGATGACAACGAAGAACCTCCCGATTACGTCgacaatgaaattttattttgtaagaataatgTGTGCGTCCATCCACCGACAATTGCGAGGCATGAATTAGATATTGTACATCATCCAGGATATATGACAGTGACGACGAAAGTGTTTACTGATCAGCACAATAATGCTAAACGACCTACGCTATTTTTGAATTGGATACCCAATTCCACTTTAAAGAAGTGTCCGTCAGCTGTTGAAACTAGCCCTAGCGATGAAATCGGCTGTGGGATTAAACCTACAAACCCTCAAGACATTCCGACCAAGAAGACTGTACAGCAAAAGaacagaaaatatatcaataacgaGAACGCCTTCTCTGACTCTTCGGACACGACTAGTCTGAATTCGAATTCGGATAAACAGAGCATCAAATCAAACGATACAAGGTACACCCAGAATGATACCACTCAAGAGGAATTGTCATCTAGTTCTAAGCCTACAATAAAATCTGTAGATTCGAGTAAGGACGATGTGTTTGTTTCTATCGATAAAGATGAGTCGAAAGATcagatatttgaatttgaacgGCACGTACGATCCCAGTCAATGACGTCTGTTAATATAACGATTGCTAACCCGAACGTCGAAAACGTTGATCTGACTCCAGATTCAGTTTCTGGTAGCTTTATGAGGTCTCTGTCTATGAGTTCATGCGACGAAGGCAATCCTAATTGGATGAGCACACCTGAATTCTTAGCTCTGAaacataatttagtttttcCGGACAGCGTTCATAGTTCCCCAGTACCGCAAAGACGACAACCTTTGAAATGTCGAAG GTTCTCCGTGGATCTAAGTCAAATGCGATCCTTGCGATTATTCTTCAACGACGACAATTGCACTTGTGGTCAACTGGTTGTGGCTTCCAGGGAGtctcaatacaaaatattacattttcacCATGGAGGTCTGGATCATCTTGCACAAGTTTTGCACAGATGGCACGCACTATTGCACAACATAAAACTAACACCAG GTTCCGAAGAGCCAAATTTACCATATCGTCATTTCATGGTTTGTCGTCCGGAGGTTCAAAAATCTGAGCAACACCCCGAAGAAGGAAAAGTACCCAAGATTACACCAGAACTATTTTATGGTAAAGTCATGAATGGGAAAGGCACGATCGAAGATGACTTGTTTTTAAGAAAGTGCGTTTTCTTTGGAGGTCTCGATAAAGAGTTGAGACGAGAAGTTTGGCCGTTCCTACTACACTGTTACCCGTATAACTCGACATACGATGAaagagaaattattttacaaattagaaCGAGAGAATATGATGAAATTGCTAAGAGACGATTGGAAAAAATGACACCCGAACAACACGCCATCTTCTGGAAGAATGTACAAAGCGTAATAGAGAAAGATGTTGTCAGAACAGATAGAGGGAATCCTTTCTTTGCGggcgataataattataatgtcgaaataatgaagaatattttactGAATTACGCCATTTATAATCCCGCGTTAGG GTACACCCAAGGAATGAGCGATCTACTGGCACCGGTCCTGTGTGAAATTAAGTGTGAAGCGGAGGCATTCTGGTGCTTTGTCGGCCTCATGCAGCGAGCGATATTCGTGTGCACGCCCACCGATAACGACATGGATAATAATTTG AGTTATCTCCGTGAACTAATAAGGATTATGTTGCCGCACTTTTACAAACACCTTGAAAAACACGTGGACGCCATGGAATTGCTATTTTGTCACAGATGGATATTATT ATGTTTTAAACGCGAATTTACGGAAGCGGTTGCTCTTCGCATGTGGGAAGCGTGTTGGGCGAATTACCAGACGGACTACTTCCACCTGTTCCTCTGTCTCGCTATCATCGCAGTGTACGCTGACGATGTTATCGCTCAAGATCTCAACACTGATGAGATGTTGTTGCATTTCAGCTCATTGG CCATGTACATGGACGGTCGCCTGATCCTTCGAAAGGCACGTGGACTTCTCCACCAGTTCAGGCAGCTCGTTCGAATCCCTTGCACCCTTGTCGGCATGTGTCAGAGATGTGGCCCAGGTATTTGGGACTCGACTCATAGACCCAGTGTGGAATGTACTGGAGCCCATGATTTCTGTGAATACGCTGTACAGTGA